Within the Amycolatopsis solani genome, the region GGTTGATCAGCGCGCAGACGTCGTGCTCGATCACCCGGATCCGGATGCCTGCCTTGGCGAAGCGCGCCGAAACCTCGCGCGCGGCCTCGCCCGTCGCGTCGCGATCGGGGTGCACCATGAGGAGAACTTCACGTTCGGTGGTCATGCGGGCCCTTCCTCGACGGCGGTTCGGACGAGCCGCTCGGCCTCAGACCTGTCTACCGCGTCCACAGTGGACCCGGCCACGTGTTCTTTCTTCAGCCACACGAAGTACTCGACGTTCCCGGACGGCCCCGGCAGCGGGCTCGCGGTCACCCCGCGCAGGGCGAGCCCGAGCTTCGCGGCCTCGCCGATGACGGTGAGCACGGATTCGGCGCGCAGTTCCGGGTCGCGGACGACGCCACCGCTGCCGAGCCGGTCCTTGCCCACTTCGAACTGCGGCTTGACCATCGGCACCAGGTCGGCGCCTTCGCGCGCGCAGGCGGCGAGCGCGGGCAGCACGAGCTTGAGGGAGATGAACGAGAGGTCACCGACGACGACGTCGACCTGGCCGCCGAGGTCGTCGGGAGAGAGGTTGCGAACATTGGTGCGGTCCATGACCACTACACGTTCATCGGTGCGGATCCGCCAGTCGAGCAGGCCGCGGCCCACGTCGGCGGCGATCACGGTCGCGGCGCCGTTGCGCAGCAGGACGTCGGTGAAGCCACCGGTGGACGCACCGGCGTCGAGGCAGCGCTTGCCCTCGACGCTCAGCTCCGTGAACGCCTCGAGGGCGCCCAGCAGCTTGTGCGCGCCGCGGGAGGCCCAGCCGGCGTCGTCCTCGTCCTTCACGACGATCGGTGCGTCGTTCTCGACACCGGTGGCGGGCTTCGAGGCCACCATGCCGCGCACGGTGACCTTGCCGCCGGTGATCAGGGCCGACGCCTGTTCGCGCGACCGGGCGAGGCCGCGCCGAACCAGTTCCGCGTCGAGGCGGGCCCGCTTGGGCACGCCGGTCAGACCTTGTCGATGCTGGACAGGGCGACGGTCAGCTCGGTGTGCACGGCGTCGAACCGCTCGACGTGCTCGGCGAGCGGCAACGCGTCCAGGTCGTCCAGCCCGGCTACGGCTTCGTCGATGCCGGCGCGCGGGTCGGTCTGCGGCGAGAACGAACCGGGCGGGGGGCCCGGGACGGGGTAGTGATGATCCTGCACGTCA harbors:
- a CDS encoding TlyA family RNA methyltransferase, giving the protein MPKRARLDAELVRRGLARSREQASALITGGKVTVRGMVASKPATGVENDAPIVVKDEDDAGWASRGAHKLLGALEAFTELSVEGKRCLDAGASTGGFTDVLLRNGAATVIAADVGRGLLDWRIRTDERVVVMDRTNVRNLSPDDLGGQVDVVVGDLSFISLKLVLPALAACAREGADLVPMVKPQFEVGKDRLGSGGVVRDPELRAESVLTVIGEAAKLGLALRGVTASPLPGPSGNVEYFVWLKKEHVAGSTVDAVDRSEAERLVRTAVEEGPA